The Roseibium sp. Sym1 nucleotide sequence TTGGCTGATGGACGGGTTGATGAGCGCCGCGGGACACGGCGACACCTGGTGGTGGCCGTTCGTGATGATCCTGGTCGCCGGCTGGCTGGCAACCGACATCTGGCGCTGGCTGGGCGTTTTCGCCGGCGGCAGGTTGCGCGAGGACGGCGAACTGCTGATCTGGGTACGCTGTGTGGCGACCGCGCTGGTCGCGGGCGTCATTTCCAAGCTGATCCTGTTTCCGCAAGGCATGCTTGCCGAGACACCGCTTTCGCTGAGGTTGGCCGCCGCCGGGGTCGGCTTTGCCGCATTTCTGCTCTCGAAGCAGCGGGTCATTGTCGGCGTTCTGGCTGCGGAAGCGTTTCTCATCGCCGGCTGGTTTGGCCTCAACGCTCTCTCGGGTCTCGGCTGACTTCTGCAGCCCTCGTGGTTCGTGACCTGTCTGGGCAGCTTCCGCGGCACACCAGCACGCCCCCCTTGAGCCCGGTCAGCAGCAAGACGTTGGGCGCATGTCGTGGCAAAACGCGACTGACGTCTCCGGGTCCGGATCGTCGACGGATCGAGACAGCCTGTGGCTGCGGCAAACGGGATGCGGTAAGTTGTCGGAAAGGGAACCGCAATCCTGCGTAAGGAGAGGACAATGGCCGACCAGGTGGAACTGTTCTACGCGCCGCAAACAAGGGCAACCGGTGTACGTGTCCTTCTGGAGGAACTCGGCGCGCCCTACAAACTCAACGTCTTGAATTTCAAGCTGGGCGAAAACAGGCGCCCGGATTACCTCGCCGTCAATCCGGCGGGGAAAGTGCCGGCACTGCGTCACGGTCCGGCGGTGATCACCGAACAGGTGGCGATCTATCTCTATCTTGCCGATCTCTTTCCGGACAACGGACTGACACCCTCGTTGAACGATCCGCTTCGCGGCCCGTACCTGCGCTGGTTTGTCCATATGGCTTCCTGTTTCGAACCGGCGCTGGTTGACCGGGCGCTGAAACGCGAGGAACCGCCGCAATCCATGTCGCCCTACGGCAGCTTCGACACGGTGATGGAGAACATGCGCGCGCAGCTTGCCTCCGGCCCCTTTGTGCTCGGCGCGCGGATGACCGCGGTCGACGTTCTCTGGGGCATGGGCCTCAGGTGGGGCATGGCCTTCGGCATCGTGCCGGAACTGGAGGAGTTCAAGGCCTATACGGACCGGTTCATGGAACGGCCGGCCGTGGTGAAAGTGCTTCAGGAAGACCAGAACATGGCCAAGGAGCAGGAAGACGCCGCCATTCATGCCGGTGTTGCCTGACACCCGGGCGGCGAGCAATTTTTGCGCCCATTTCGGCGAAAAGACGTTTTTAGAGCAGAAAACTTCGAATGGAGCACCCTTGAAAGTTCTGACAATCCCACAAAATCGGACTTGAACACCAATACGACGCTAGAGGGCAGACATCGACAGGAGAGGTAATTCAACCATGACCGGAAAATCCAGGAACAAGGACATGCTGGACCGCCTGGCACGGGCGGCACAGTCAGGTGGCATTTCACGCCGGGATTTCCTGAACTATTCCATGGCGGCCGGGGTCACGGCATCGGCCGCGACGGGCCTTTGGACAACGAGCGCCAAGGCACAGCCCAAGCAGGGCGGCACGTTCAAGGTGGGGATCCACGACGGCAACACCTCAGACACCCACGATCCGGGAACCTATCTGACGATCGCCATGATCGTGCTGGCGCACACGCACCGAAGCTACCTCACCTTGATCGAACCGGACGGGTCGCTCGGACCCGACATTGCCACCGAATGGTCGGCCAACGCGGATGCCACGGAATGGACCTTCAAGCTGAACGAGAATGTCAGCTTCCACTCCGGCAGGAAGATGACCGCGGATGATGTCATCGCATCCATGAACCACCATCGCGGCGACAAGACCACGTCGGCCGCCAAGGCTCTGCTGACGGATGTCTCCGATATCGTCAAGGACGGGGACCACACGGTGGTCTTCAAGCTGTCTTCCGGCAACGCGGACCTTCCCTGGCTGATGACCGATTACCACCTGGCGATCTGTCCGGCGAATGACGACGGCACGATTGACTGGCAGTCCGGCGACGGCACCGGCCCCTACAAGATTGACGACGGCGAGTTCGGGGTCCGCTTCGCCCTGACACGTCATGACGGCTGGCATCTGGACGGGGCTCATTTCGACGGGGTCGAGCTGATCATCCTCGCCGACCCGAACGCGCGCCAGACAGCGCTTGTGACGGGGGATGTCGACGCGGTGTCGCTGATCGACCTGAAGACCATGGGACTGCTGCAGCGCAATCCGAGCCTGGTCATCGACAACGTGCCGTCCGCTTCGACGATCACGATGCCGATGTTCTGCGACACGGCGCCGTTCGACAACAAGGACGTGCGCAACGCGCTGAAGCTGGCCATGAACCGCGACGAGATCATCCAGAAGATCGCGTTCGGGGCGGCGACCAAGGCGAACGACTTCCACCATTCGCCGGCCATGCCGTACTGGCCCGATGACATTCCCCAGCACGACTATGATCCGGACCAGGCCAGGTCCCTGCTGAAGAAGGCGGGCGCGGAAGGCCTGTCCATCAACATTTCCTCGGCAGAGTCGATCTATTCCGGCGCGGTCGACCTGTGCGTGCTCTATGCGGAGCACGCCAAGGCGGCGGGCATCAACCTCAACGTGGTGCGGGAGCCCAATGACGGCTACTACTCGGATGTCTGGCTGAAAAAACCGTTCTGCGTGGTTGCCTGGGGTGCGCGCCCGACGCCGGACGTGATGTATTCGCTCGCCTACAAGGACGATGCCGCCTGGAACGAGAGCCGCTGGAAAAATCCGCGCTTCAACGAATTGCTGCTGATGGCCAAGGCGGAACTGGACGACGCCAAACGGGCAGAGATGTACCGTGAAATGGCGCTCCTGGCCCATGATGACGGCGGCACGATCATCCCGTTCTTCCGAAACTTCGTCTATGCCCGCCGCAGCAACGTTCAGCATGGCGAACAGCTGGCAGCGAGCTGGGAGCTTGACGGCGCCCGTGCCTGCAGCCGCTGGTGGTTCGACGGCTGATCATCCAGGCGGGAAAACCAGGCCGCGCCCGCCTTGCCGCGGGCGCGGCTTTTTTGTCAGGTGAGAACCGCGCGGATCTTTTCCGCCTGGCCGGCGAGCAGGTCGTTGTCGGCCATCGCGCCGGTATGCGGCTTCAGCGACACGCCTTCAAAGCGTGGAATGACATGTACATGGGTGTGAAACACCACCTGGCCACCGGCCGGTTCGGAGAACTGCTGGATCGTGGTGCCGTCCGCGCCGAAGGCCTTGACCACTGCACCTGCCATCTTCTGCACGGTTGCCATCACCGCATTGAGATCGTCGGTCGCAATGTCGAAAATGTTGCGCGAGGGCGCCTTCGGGATCACCAGGATGTGGCCGTCGCCGCGGGGCATGATGTCCATGATCACCAGGGTCTTGTCGTCTTCGAAAACCTTGTGGCTCGGCAGTTCGCCGCGCAGGATCTTGGCAAAGACGTTTTGGTCGTCATAGGCGGGCGTGGACATGGTCTGAACTTCCTGTGAGATGAAAACAAGGGGCCGCAACGGTCGCTGGCGCGAGACTAATCCGTGAAGTCGTGCCACCGCAAGCCATCCCTTCAGGCAAGCGGTTCGGGTGCCGAAATGCCGGTGGCAACAAGGATCAGGTGCCGGTTTCGGAGGCAGACGTCAGGGACAGCCCGAGCTCGGAGAGCTTCTGCCGGTCGGGCTTGTAGAACATCCAGTTGCCGATCCTCTTGCCGCTCACCAGGCCAGCTTCCGACAGTTTCTTCATGTGCGAACTGACGGTCGGCTGGCTCAGGCCGACCTTGTCCGTGATGAAGCCGACGCAGACGCCGTCATCGACGAGGTCGCCGTCCCGCTGAGGTGGAAAATGGGGCCGGGGATCGAGCAGCCACAAAAGGATCTGCAGCCGGACGGGGCTCGACAGGGCAGACATGGCCGTGGCGCTTGACTTCACATCTATATTGATATTCATCTATATAGATACTCTTCAATATGGATTGGCGAACAGACCATGCAAACTAGCCTTCTTGATCTTCAGGCGGAAGCCTTTTCCAGCGGGGCGGATCGCGGCGCACGCTATCTCAGAACGCTCAAGGAACGCCAGGTCAATCCGGATGTCCACCGTCTTGGTGCCCTGGCTCCGGATCTTCCGGACAACGGCCTCGACGTGGAAGCCATCCTGGATCTTATGGAGACGGTTGGCGGGGAGGGCACGGTCGCGTCCGCCGCAGGCCGCTATTTCGGTTATGTGATCGGCGGCGCGTTGCCGGCGGCCTCGGCCGCCCGCGCCTTGCTGTCCGCCTGGGACCAGACTGCCGATGATCTTACCGGACCGTCCGTGATCCGGATGGAGGAGGCTGCGATTTCCTGGATCAGGGATCTTCTGGCCCTGCCTGCGGAAACGGACGGGGCATTTACCACCGGGGCGACCATGGCCAACATGACGTTGCTGGTGACGGCCCGCGACGCGTTGCTGGCCCGGCTCGGACATCAACGGGGGGACGGTCTCTTCGGGGCTCCGAAACTGCGCATCGTCGCCAGCGCGGAAATTCATGCAACCGTGCTGAAATCCGTGCGCATGGCGGGACTTGGCACGAAGGACATAGAATGGGTACCAACCGATGAGGAAGGGCGGATGCGCGCCGACAGCCTGCCCGAGCTTGACGAACGCACGCTGGTTCTTGCCCAGGCCGGCAATGTCTGCACGGGGGCCTTCGATCCCTTTGACGAACTGGGTGAGCGGTGCCGTCAGGCCGGCGCCTGGCTGCATGTCGACGGCGCGTTCGGCCTGTGGGCCCGCACCAGCCCGTCCCTGAACGTGGCATTGTCCGGACTGGAGAAGGCAGACAGCTGGGTCGTCGACAGCCACAAGACCCTCAACACCCCCTATGATTCCGGGCTGGCGATGTGCCGTCACCCGGAAGAGATGCAGGCGTCGATGGCGATCGGGGCCGCCTATCTGCCGGAAACCGCGGCCAACCCGGCCATGCGGGCGCCGGAATTCAGCCGGTCTGCCCGCGGGGCCGAAACCTGGGCCGCGCTGCTGTCGCTGGGACGCACGGGCGTGGCGGAGATGGTTGACCGGTTCCACGGGCATGCCGTGCGGATTGCGCGAGACCTGCGCGGTCTCGGCTTCGAGGTTCCGCATCAGGTGCATTTCAACCAGGTATTCGCGACCCTCCCGGACGATGAGGAGGCCTGTGCCCGGATCGCGGAACATGTCCAGTCTTCCGGGGAGGCCTGGTTCGGCCAGGCCTCCTGGAAGGGCAGGAAAGGCTTTCGCATCAGCGTGTCGAACTGGTCGACCCGTCAGGACGATGTCGACAGGCTCGTTGCGGCGGTGGAAAGAGCGAAGGACGAGGTGGCCGTTCCCGCTTGACGGAGAAACGTGCCCCCGCAAGTGTCCCCCGTCCCGGACATGGCATGTCCGGGACGGGGACTTGATCAGGCGGCGCTCTTCACGCCAGCGCCCTGTTCGACCAGCCGGTTGATGCCGGCAAAGTCGAGTTTGCCGGATCCAAGAACCGGTACGCCTTCGACGACACGGACTTCGGCGGGGATCATCAGGTCCTGGGCACCGCGTTCCTTGGCCCCTGCCACAAAGGCGGCACGGTCGGCCTCGGGGTTCTCTGTGATCAGCACGAGCTTTTCGCCCTTGCGGTCGTCCTTGATCGCGGCCACGGCAGACAGGTGTTCCGGCCAGATCTGCCCGGCCAGTGCCTCGACGGCCGCGAGGGACACCATCTCGCCTCCGATCTTGGCGAACCGCTTGGCCCGGCCCTTGATGACGAGATAGCCCTCGGCATCGATCTCGACGATGTCGCCCGTGTCGTGCCAGCCATCGACGAGCGGTGCGACGACGCCAGGATTGTCCTCGGTCAGATAGCCGACCATCACGTTGGGACCGGAGACGAACAGGCGGCCGCCGCCTTCGACGCCGGGCACCGGCTCCAGTCGGGCCTCCATTCCGGGCATCAGTTGTCCAACGGTTCCCGGCTTGTTGAACATCGGTGTGTTCA carries:
- a CDS encoding AzlD domain-containing protein; this translates as MSAAGHGDTWWWPFVMILVAGWLATDIWRWLGVFAGGRLREDGELLIWVRCVATALVAGVISKLILFPQGMLAETPLSLRLAAAGVGFAAFLLSKQRVIVGVLAAEAFLIAGWFGLNALSGLG
- a CDS encoding glutathione S-transferase family protein; translation: MADQVELFYAPQTRATGVRVLLEELGAPYKLNVLNFKLGENRRPDYLAVNPAGKVPALRHGPAVITEQVAIYLYLADLFPDNGLTPSLNDPLRGPYLRWFVHMASCFEPALVDRALKREEPPQSMSPYGSFDTVMENMRAQLASGPFVLGARMTAVDVLWGMGLRWGMAFGIVPELEEFKAYTDRFMERPAVVKVLQEDQNMAKEQEDAAIHAGVA
- a CDS encoding ABC transporter substrate-binding protein is translated as MTGKSRNKDMLDRLARAAQSGGISRRDFLNYSMAAGVTASAATGLWTTSAKAQPKQGGTFKVGIHDGNTSDTHDPGTYLTIAMIVLAHTHRSYLTLIEPDGSLGPDIATEWSANADATEWTFKLNENVSFHSGRKMTADDVIASMNHHRGDKTTSAAKALLTDVSDIVKDGDHTVVFKLSSGNADLPWLMTDYHLAICPANDDGTIDWQSGDGTGPYKIDDGEFGVRFALTRHDGWHLDGAHFDGVELIILADPNARQTALVTGDVDAVSLIDLKTMGLLQRNPSLVIDNVPSASTITMPMFCDTAPFDNKDVRNALKLAMNRDEIIQKIAFGAATKANDFHHSPAMPYWPDDIPQHDYDPDQARSLLKKAGAEGLSINISSAESIYSGAVDLCVLYAEHAKAAGINLNVVREPNDGYYSDVWLKKPFCVVAWGARPTPDVMYSLAYKDDAAWNESRWKNPRFNELLLMAKAELDDAKRAEMYREMALLAHDDGGTIIPFFRNFVYARRSNVQHGEQLAASWELDGARACSRWWFDG
- a CDS encoding HIT family protein, translating into MSTPAYDDQNVFAKILRGELPSHKVFEDDKTLVIMDIMPRGDGHILVIPKAPSRNIFDIATDDLNAVMATVQKMAGAVVKAFGADGTTIQQFSEPAGGQVVFHTHVHVIPRFEGVSLKPHTGAMADNDLLAGQAEKIRAVLT
- a CDS encoding ArsR/SmtB family transcription factor translates to MNINIDVKSSATAMSALSSPVRLQILLWLLDPRPHFPPQRDGDLVDDGVCVGFITDKVGLSQPTVSSHMKKLSEAGLVSGKRIGNWMFYKPDRQKLSELGLSLTSASETGT
- a CDS encoding pyridoxal phosphate-dependent decarboxylase family protein produces the protein MQTSLLDLQAEAFSSGADRGARYLRTLKERQVNPDVHRLGALAPDLPDNGLDVEAILDLMETVGGEGTVASAAGRYFGYVIGGALPAASAARALLSAWDQTADDLTGPSVIRMEEAAISWIRDLLALPAETDGAFTTGATMANMTLLVTARDALLARLGHQRGDGLFGAPKLRIVASAEIHATVLKSVRMAGLGTKDIEWVPTDEEGRMRADSLPELDERTLVLAQAGNVCTGAFDPFDELGERCRQAGAWLHVDGAFGLWARTSPSLNVALSGLEKADSWVVDSHKTLNTPYDSGLAMCRHPEEMQASMAIGAAYLPETAANPAMRAPEFSRSARGAETWAALLSLGRTGVAEMVDRFHGHAVRIARDLRGLGFEVPHQVHFNQVFATLPDDEEACARIAEHVQSSGEAWFGQASWKGRKGFRISVSNWSTRQDDVDRLVAAVERAKDEVAVPA